The DNA region GAAAGCGGGTAGGAACGAGTGGTGGATGTTAATAATCTTATTTGGGTATTTGTCAATAAGCTTGCTGGAAACAATCTGCATGTATCTGGCCAAAACAATAAAATCGATTTGATGTTTTTCCAGCAGTTCCAGTTGCTTGTTTTCGGCAGCTTCTTTGGTGTCTTTGGTTACCGGTATGTGGTGAAACGGAATATTGAAACTATCGGCTATGGGTTTTAAAGTATCGTGGTTACTGATAATGAAAGGGATTTCAAGATTAAGCTCGCCAGAGTTGTAGCGCCCTAAAAGGTCGTACAAGCAATGGTCGTACTTAGAAATAAAAAGCGCCATTTTGGGCTTTCTTTCCGAAGAATAGATACGCCATTTCATTTTAAAACGCTCGGCGATATTGGCTTTAAATTCAGCTTTAAAAACTTCGGTATTAAATGAATCCGAACCAAATTCACTTTCCAAACGCATAAAAAAGATGTTTTGTTCACGGTCCACATGTTGGTCTATGTAAACAA from Tamlana crocina includes:
- the purU gene encoding formyltetrahydrofolate deformylase, which gives rise to MNKITILIHCKDRPYIIASVTNFIAGNQGNIVYIDQHVDREQNIFFMRLESEFGSDSFNTEVFKAEFKANIAERFKMKWRIYSSERKPKMALFISKYDHCLYDLLGRYNSGELNLEIPFIISNHDTLKPIADSFNIPFHHIPVTKDTKEAAENKQLELLEKHQIDFIVLARYMQIVSSKLIDKYPNKIINIHHSFLPAFVGAKPYHSAYKRGVKIIGATSHYVTEELDAGPIIEQDVTRVTHAHSISDLITKGRDLEKIVLANAVKLHSNRKVMVYNNKTVIFS